The DNA window GTTCTATTCGTCTCACGGTAAAGGTATTGTCTCATCTTGAAACGTGTAATCATCTCAGTTGCATAGCGTTCTAAGCAATAGGCATCTCTCAGGTCACCACGATTAGTGTGATGTTAGTATCCGCTGGCGCATCATTTGATCTAGTCGTGAACTCGAGGCGTTTCTCGTGCCGCTCGGGAGTTAGCCATCTACATCAGTATAAATTTTACTAGTCTTGCATCACGAGTCGTTATGCAAATATCCGCAGCTCTGCTATTCTTTGCCGTTTACTTTCACTCACCGGCAGGTTCGTATTTACATAAAATCTTTGATGTATGGCAAATTATTGGAATGTTCAAATACCACAGAAACCAAGCAAAAATGTTCTCACACCATAGTATTCCAAAAAATCCTTGGTTTACGTCCTATGCAGACACGCAACTCGACCGACGAAGCAGCCTTATTTCCGTTATACGCCGCCAGCAGGTCTACCGATGAAGTGGTCAATGCAAAATGTGCGCGACTTTGCCGCGAAGATCCAGTATGCTACGGGTATCTGTTGGTGTTCAGTCAGAACACATGTTACGGCTATACGAGCAACCAGTCTGCTGTGGGACAAACCCGCTACGACCACATTGACGAAAATAACCATCAATTAGTGCCCGACGTCAATGCTGCCTTTTTTGTAAAGAGTTGCCTAGACGGTATGTATACAAGTATAATGTTGTGATATCAATCTTCAAGGTCGCATCCATTGTTGGCATGGGTGGTAACCCTTAACTTGTTAAAATTCTACATCATCTATCTTGCTAATAGACGTTTTATGCGGATTTCATGTATTTAAGCTCCTTCGCGTTATTTCCCGCAATTTGATTCTCTCTACACTGTTTTACTTATTCATCTTCAAGGTCTATCTATTTTAGGGGAAGATAATTTCTATATGCGAAAAAAACATATACAGTAtgtattgaaataaaaatttcatcaaatcaaaaaatAGAAGTTCTTCGGCACATATATTCATTTTAGAATAACAAAACACGTAACTTATATCGATTAGTGTAGAATTTCAAATAAACTATTTTCTacacaaaaccaaaaaaatctcCCAGCCTAAATCGTCAACAACTTACTAATTTTCTCATGCGATATTACCTACACACAGCTACACAGATAAAGTATTGCCATTTAAACTACACATTGAAACACTAATTAGATATCAAATCACAGTATACATTTATCATGTTTTCCCATTctaatatttattgaattctgCAATTACAGTATCACCCAAATGTGCCACTAGCAAGCTATTTCCTATCATGACGATTCCCGGTGCCAGCTTAGTGGGACAAAACTTTATACAGCTTCCAAAGCTGGCATCCCGAACCGAATGTATAAATGCATGTCTCCAGGAGCAACGCTTTGCATGTCGTTCAGCAAGATTCGTACACTCCTACAGAAACAACCAGCATCGGTTATGGACTAAGATAGATAAGGTTCAGCTTGGGCAGTGTTTCCTCAGTCAGGCGAATAAGTTCACCAATCCGGAATCGTTCACGTACGGTTGGGAAGACGAAGACTATATGGAGAACCAGTGTCATGATATACAGCGAAGTCATGCGAATTGCTCTTTCGAACAGAATCAGAATAATGCATTCATTTACGCCGATGATTCAATGATCGTTTCGGGTGAAAGGAGTTGTAGCGAGCGTTGTTTAAATGAAGACCGTTTCGCTTGTTTAGGATATACGTATTACAACACGTCCAGAAGTGGAAGATCATCGACTTGTTTTCTGCACTCGGATGATTTAATTTCACTGGGTCCGAAAGCGGTGCGTGTGGTATATGGTTCTATGTATGCTAGGAGAGTGCAATGTTTACTTATCGACGCTCAATGCCAGGGCGATCGGTTAGAGGTTGGTTTTAACCCGATATCTGGATTTCATGGCAGGATGTCTTTGAATACCCCAAACGAGAATTGTAGTCAAATAACAACAAACCTCGGAAGAGAAGTGCTGACAATAGCTACTGGAAATGAACTAATTGAATCACGTTGTGGAATCAGGAGGGCTTTTATCAAGGGAGACATGAATAAGTAtgaatttaattgaatttttcatGTAATAAGGATTTATCTGATGTtccaaactgtttttttttagtttcctaATATTCGCCTATGTCTACCTGCAGCAAGATCCAGTTGTTAGAACTCAATCTGATCGACTTCTTAAAATGGGTTGTATCCACCGTTCATCCAACACAACTATTTTAATGAACAACATGCCAATGAAGTCAACGGTGGACTTCATTCCTCACAGTCAATCGTTCAGCTTTGGTTCAATCGAGATCAATAATGGTACTGCCAAAATCGCGAAACACGTGACAATCAAATTAGTTGACGTCGAAACGCAAACGGAAGTTTTTGAAGCAATTCTCGGGCAACTGATTGAAATGAGAATAGTGTCAAAGAATTTTGATTTCGATTTGATGCCCTACGATATTCATGCGTTATCGAATAGTGAAACTCTACAACTTTTAAATGAGAAAGGCTGCCCTCTGAACAGAAAACTATTCACTGGCTTTCGGAAACAGAAAACACGCTTCGGAGTTACTCTACGTACGCGCTTTCACGCATTCATGTTTCCTAGCTCAACGGCGTTGAATTTCAGGCTTAAAGTCAAATTTTGTTACGAATCGTGTCCAAAAGTAGTGTGCATTtatcaataaaaatttatttgtaaCAGAGCTAAACTATTCTTGATTTAATCATGCAAACACCTGTTGTAACAAAATTTCACAGAGATTCTTTCAATTCGGTATCCTGTCTCTCAAATAAGCCATTATAGACTCGGTACCCTTCTCAATAATTTGGTGCCGTGGTTGTCGGAAGCTGTTTCCAAGTAATTCCAATGTTCTaaaatatttgttaatttgtaatgAATTTTCACTAGACTAGAGACGGTACCTACGTAATATTTTTCAACATCCCGAGCATCGGTGGCACCTGTTTGATATTGTTGTTTGCCAAATCCAGCGTTGCCAATCGAGGAAGTGCCCCTAATCCATGCTCTGTAGCATCAATACCTTCGATTTTGTTGTCTCGCGCTAGAAGAATTTCCAGTCCTTTTAGTTCGTAGACACATGGCGGAATATGCTTCAGCTGGTTATTAGCCACATTCAGCTCCCGTAGTGTAATCAGTAACCCGACAACTTCCGGCAGGTCGGTAAGAAGGTTATTCGAAATGTTCAAATAACTAATTCGATCAAACTGGGACAAGAATTGTGGTAACACTCGGAGTACATTATGACTAATATTTAGTTCGGTTGTAAGCCTCGATAGATGAGATAATCTGGAAAGAAAAAAGGATTACCTATCTTGAGCAATGTAAACCAGTACCGCCTTACCCAACTGGAACCTCCGCCAATTTATTCTTACTGATATCGATATTATACACCGACGCTTCCACCGCGTCAAAGAATACCTGGTCCGGAATATCTATCAAATTTTTATTACTGACTATCAATGACCTCCCTTTCTTCATCTGGTACACATCTGG is part of the Topomyia yanbarensis strain Yona2022 chromosome 1, ASM3024719v1, whole genome shotgun sequence genome and encodes:
- the LOC131676561 gene encoding uncharacterized protein LOC131676561 → MQISAALLFFAVYFHSPAETKQKCSHTIVFQKILGLRPMQTRNSTDEAALFPLYAASRSTDEVVNAKCARLCREDPVCYGYLLVFSQNTCYGYTSNQSAVGQTRYDHIDENNHQLVPDVNAAFFVKSCLDVSPKCATSKLFPIMTIPGASLVGQNFIQLPKLASRTECINACLQEQRFACRSARFVHSYRNNQHRLWTKIDKVQLGQCFLSQANKFTNPESFTYGWEDEDYMENQCHDIQRSHANCSFEQNQNNAFIYADDSMIVSGERSCSERCLNEDRFACLGYTYYNTSRSGRSSTCFLHSDDLISLGPKAVRVVYGSMYARRVQCLLIDAQCQGDRLEVGFNPISGFHGRMSLNTPNENCSQITTNLGREVLTIATGNELIESRCGIRRAFIKGDMNNFLIFAYVYLQQDPVVRTQSDRLLKMGCIHRSSNTTILMNNMPMKSTVDFIPHSQSFSFGSIEINNGTAKIAKHVTIKLVDVETQTEVFEAILGQLIEMRIVSKNFDFDLMPYDIHALSNSETLQLLNEKGCPLNRKLFTGFRKQKTRFGVTLRTRFHAFMFPSSTALNFRLKVKFCYESCPKVVCIYQ